One Augochlora pura isolate Apur16 chromosome 10, APUR_v2.2.1, whole genome shotgun sequence DNA window includes the following coding sequences:
- the LOC144476249 gene encoding cytochrome P450 9e2-like has protein sequence MDSSTCTLLLGAIVLLVVYFVKTYTFWQRRKIPIPDGYLPVLGHMWPVYTVTKNMTNHFEDLYRKCNKHSMFGLYDGLTPTLVVREPHLIKTVMQSGFANFNKNGIEISPKKDPLLAIHPFFNVGETWQHGRKRLTNAFSNARLKNLYTAMTEVCKKQQAFLEKQLKSNDQYEVELKHFFGRFMAESVANAGLGIEGYSYEENPPPNSMHSIGLMLFNPNVFTAFMTNIAFLKSNITILLGISLLDKRVDALFRRIVHENLGLRLKDPTPKHDFFQLIIEQEQAEGEVNEERVTSHALSLFFDGFETSRLTLAFVGFNLALYPEIQEKVRDEIRTIMAKNRGVLTFEALKELKYMDQVISESQRHYPVGIYMKKVCTNECELVGSDGLSVHMKPGMEVFIPMYPLHRDAEFWNDPEVFDPERFSEERKHEIEKMTFLPFGEGPRMCVGMRMAMLMIKSCLATLLNNYKLEMSPKTTVPLKWSKYNFLSEPITGTWVKISKV, from the coding sequence ATGGATAGTTCAACATGTACACTCCTCCTCGGAGCGATCGTGCTACTTGTAGTCTACTTTGTGAAGACGTACACTTTCTGGCAGCGACGAAAGATCCCGATACCTGATGGATACTTGCCGGTCCTAGGTCACATGTGGCCAGTGTACACGGTCACAAAAAACATGACGAATCACTTCGAAGACCTGTACAGGAAGTGCAACAAACACAGCATGTTCGGCCTGTATGACGGACTCACGCCAACGCTGGTGGTGCGCGAGCCGCATCTAATAAAGACTGTCATGCAGAGCGGTTTTGCaaactttaacaaaaatggaaTAGAAATATCGCCGAAGAAGGATCCTCTATTAGCTATACACCCGTTCTTCAACGTTGGCGAAACGTGGCAGCACGGAAGGAAACGATTAACCAACGCATTTTCCAACGCTCGCCTGAAGAATCTGTACACCGCCATGACCGAGGTGTGCAAGAAACAGCAAGCGTTTTTAGAGAAGCAGCTGAAGTCGAATGACCAGTACGAGGTCGAGCTGAAACACTTCTTCGGACGGTTCATGGCCGAATCCGTGGCGAACGCGGGTTTGGGCATCGAAGGGTACAGCTACGAGGAGAACCCGCCGCCAAATTCTATGCACTCGATCGGTCTGATGCTCTTCAACCCGAATGTCTTCACCGCATTCATGACCAATATAGCGTTCTTAAAATCGAACATAACAATCCTTCTTGGAATCTCGTTACTAGACAAACGTGTGGACGCGTTGTTCAGGCGGATCGTACACGAGAACTTGGGCTTGAGACTCAAGGATCCCACACCTAAGCACGACTTCTTCCAGCTGATAATTGAACAGGAGCAAGCAGAAGGAGAAGTGAACGAGGAGAGGGTCACCTCTCACGcactctctcttttctttgaCGGATTCGAGACCAGCAGGTTGACGCTTGCCTTCGTCGGCTTTAATTTGGCCCTGTATCCCGAAATTCAGGAGAAGGTGAGGGACGAGATTCGTACGATAATGGCTAAGAACAGAGGCGTACTAACGTTCGAAGCTCTGAAGGAGTTGAAGTACATGGACCAAGTGATAAGCGAGTCGCAACGTCACTACCCCGTTGGGATCTACATGAAGAAAGTGTGTACTAATGAGTGCGAACTGGTCGGCTCAGATGGATTGAGTGTACACATGAAACCTGGCATGGAAGTGTTTATACCGATGTACCCTCTGCACCGTGATGCAGAGTTTTGGAATGATCCGGAAGTGTTCGATCCAGAGCGGTTCAGTGAGGAAAGGAAGCACGAGATCGAGAAGATGACTTTTCTCCCATTCGGGGAGGGCCCTCGCATGTGCGTTGGCATGAGAATGGCTATGTTAATGATCAAATCATGCTTAGCTACTCTCTTGAACAATTACAAGTTAGAGATGTCGCCGAAAACTACAGTTCCGTTGAAATGGtccaaatataatttcctGTCCGAGCCTATTACCGGTACTTGGgttaaaatttcgaaagtgtaa
- the LOC144476145 gene encoding cytochrome P450 9e2-like, with the protein MENLTLTLLLGAVILIVIYFVKKYTYWQRRKIPIPNGYWPLMGHMWPVYMVRKSMTDHMEDLYRKCNTHSMYGVYDGLTPALVVREPRLLKTVMQSNFANFHKNGFAVIPKKDPLLAVNPFFSDGEVWQNGRKRFTNGFSNARLKNLFTIMMQVCNKQQQFLEEQLKSNDNYEVEMKHFFGRFTAETVANAGLGIEGYSYEKNPPANAFHSIGLMIFNPNLFSAFITNLVFLNTNLATFLGIPLLDKRVDAFFRRIVHENLGLRLKDPTPKNDFFQLMIEQEQADGEMNEERITAHTLSLFFDGFETSRVTLAFIGYHLARYPEVQEKVREEIRATLAKNDGVLTYDSLREFKYMEQVMSESERRYNVLAFLRKVCTNECELVGSDGLSANMKPGMEVYIPITAIHRDPQYWSNPEEFDPDRFSDERKHEIEKMTFLPFGEGPRMCVGMRMAMLMMKVCLATFLNNFKIELSPKTTVPLKLSQYHFLTEAITGIWVKVSKV; encoded by the coding sequence ATGGAGAATTTAACATTGACGCTACTCCTAGGAGCAGTGATACTAATAGTGATTTACTTTGTGAAGAAGTACACCTACTGGCAGCGACGAAAGATCCCGATACCGAATGGATACTGGCCACTGATGGGCCACATGTGGCCCGTGTACATGGTCAGAAAAAGCATGACGGACCACATGGAAGACCTGTACAGGAAGTGCAATACACACAGCATGTACGGCGTATACGACGGACTCACGCCAGCGCTAGTGGTGCGCGAGCCGCGTCTATTAAAGACGGTCATGCAGAGCAACTTTgcgaatttccataaaaatggaTTTGCAGTAATACCGAAGAAGGACCCGCTCCTAGCTGTAAACCCATTCTTCAGCGACGGCGAAGTATGGCAGAACGGAAGGAAGCGATTTACCAACGGGTTCTCCAACGCCCGTCTAAAAAACCTGTTCACCATCATGATGCAGGTGTGCAACAAGCAGCAACAATTCTTGGAGGAGCAGCTGAAGTCGAATGATAACTACGAGGTCGAGATGAAACACTTCTTCGGACGGTTCACGGCTGAGACTGTGGCGAACGCTGGTTTGGGAATCGAAGGGTACAGCTACGAGAAGAACCCGCCGGCGAATGCATTTCACTCGATTGGCCTGATGATCTTCAATCCGAATTTGTTTTCCGCTTTCATTACCAATCTCGTGTTCCTAAATACGAACTTAGCAACGTTCCTCGGAATCCCGTTACTGGACAAACGTGTGGACGCGTTCTTCAGGCGGATCGTGCACGAGAACTTGGGCTTGAGACTCAAGGATCCCACACCTAAGAACGACTTCTTCCAGCTGATGATCGAACAGGAGCAAGCGGACGGAGAAATGAACGAGGAGCGCATCACGGCCCACACACTCTCCCTTTTCTTCGACGGATTCGAGACCAGCAGGGTGACGCTTGCTTTCATTGGTTACCATTTAGCCAGGTATCCCGAGGTTCAGGAGAAGGTGAGGGAGGAGATTCGTGCTACGCTCGCTAAAAACGACGGAGTACTAACCTACGACTCTCTGAGGGAGTTCAAGTACATGGAGCAAGTGATGAGTGAGTCGGAACGTCGTTACAACGTTCTAGCTTTCCTAAGGAAAGTGTGTACTAATGAGTGCGAACTGGTCGGTTCGGATGGATTGAGTGCTAACATGAAACCTGGTATGGAAGTGTATATACCGATTACCGCTATACACCGTGATCCTCAGTACTGGAGCAATCCGGAAGAATTCGATCCAGATCGGTTCAGCGACGAGAGGAAGCACGAGATCGAGAAGATGACTTTTCTTCCATTCGGAGAGGGTCCGCGCATGTGCGTCGGAATGAGGATGGCTATGTTAATGATGAAAGTCTGCTTGGCTACtttcttgaacaattttaagatTGAGTTGTCGCCAAAAACTACGGTTCCTTTGAAGTTGTCCCAATATCATTTTCTTACCGAGGCTATTACCGGTATTTGGGTTAAGGTTTCGAAAGTGTAA